A region from the Coffea eugenioides isolate CCC68of chromosome 9, Ceug_1.0, whole genome shotgun sequence genome encodes:
- the LOC113783126 gene encoding trafficking protein particle complex subunit 2-like protein → MIVCVAVVGHQNNPLYIQSFTEADDALKLHHIVHCSLDVVDERVNNPKKSGPTLNETFLGMLYPTENYKVYGYLTNTKVKFILVTTDLDVRDADVRNFFRRFHAAYVDAVSNPFHVPGKKITSRVFADRVSNIVQSFGFSPTG, encoded by the exons ATGATCGTTTGCGTTGCAGTCGTCGGCCACCAG AATAATCCCTTATACATACAGAGCTTCACGGAAGCAGATGATGCCCTCAAGCTTCACCACATCGTCCACTGCTCCCTTGACGTCGTTGACGAAAGAG TGAACAATCCGAAAAAATCTGGCCCCACTCTGAATGAGACATTTCTTGGTATGCTGTATCCGACTGAAAATTACAAAGT GTATGGTTATCTGACTAACACAAAGGTCAAGTTTATATTGGTTACAACGGATCTGGACGTCCGGGATGCAGATGTTAGAAAC TTCTTCAGGAGGTTCCATGCTGCTTATGTTGATGCAGTATCAAACCCGTTTCATGTCCCTGGGAAGAAAATAACCTCAAGGGTTTTTGCAGATAGAGTCAGCAACATTGTCCAGTCTTTTGGATTTAGTCCAACTGGGTGA
- the LOC113783443 gene encoding probable ubiquitin-conjugating enzyme E2 23 — protein MDTGPGQHNVASKDVVPVTTANNDADLKEDDSPVNGLYYNQNVIPANKPGDILKNLQNVSYVYRQDVVRSSVNSKLGIVTEVAGDSDSDGSLTDDDDDDDDDDDDEVDDDDGDDEDAEVDNSQKVNQTKDSDSQKNHNLPADQVRVLWIDESETTESINNVKVVDRGFLHGDYVAAASDPTGQVGVVVDVDISVDLLTHDGSIIENISARDLKRVRDFTIGDYVVLGPWLGRIDDVLDNVTVLFDDGSVCKVMKADPLRLKPVGKNILEDGHFPYYPGQRVKANSSSVFKNSRWLSGLWKANRLEGTVTKVTVGSVFIYWIASAGYGPDSSTTPAEEQSPKNLKLLSCFSHANWQLGDWCLLPSPVLLSSIPLDKGLSKLELCDSVNEESESAQTGAECSEVVTSEESNGNGELIGLDAEVSLEANNGKAEAKAPAESSSCSSSLSISKESVHESWPLHRKKIRKVIVRRDKKARKKEDNFERALLIVNTRTSVDVAWQDGTIKRGINSTSLIPIESPGDHEFVAEQYIVEKAADDGYDAGETRRVGVVKSVNAKEKTAHVRWLKQVTRAEDPREFDKEEVVSVYELEGHPDYDYCYGDVVVRLSPVSLPVEILSTTNSAEESELLHGTYEEEQDAEQHIGCKKVEDESTDEVCTEFSDLSWVGNITGLRNGDIEVTWADGMVSMVGPQAIYVVGRDDDESITGGSEISDDAASWETVEDDEMDTIENADEGVKNRSATDIRIDNEDGSDSSGRNGALSIPLAALGFVTRLASGIFSRGRKHTDPDSRSDDEFQLRELAVKIDTDDESCSQRSNGGDSIGSLSTKVKAEEQDDKEVADLLDAAEALCNLKPEANVPTYHDDRASSFKGFDITKDPYDHYFRGANEQNNASRKWLRKVQQDWNILQNNLPEGIFVRVYEDRMDLLRAVIVGAYGTPYQDGLFFFDFHLPLEYPDVPPSAYYHSGGWRINPNLYEEGKVCLSLLNTWTGRGNEVWDPSSSSILQVLVSLQGLVLNSKPYFNEAGYDKQIGTAEGEKNSLSYNENTFLLNCKTMMYLIRKPPKDFEELVQQHFRRRGYYILKACDTYMKGYLIGSLTKDASISSNTHANSNSIGFKLMLAKIVPKLYISLSEIGANCQEFKHLQ, from the exons ATGGATACTGGGCCGGGGCAGCACAATGTTGCTTCCAAAGATGTTGTACCAGTAACCACCGCAAATAATGATGCTGATTTGAAGGAAGATGATTCACCTGTAAATGGACTTTATTATAACCAAAATGTGATACCTGCAAATAAACCAGGAGATATTCTCAAGAATTTACAGAATGTATCCTATGTATACAGACAAGATGTTGTAAGAAGCAGTGTCAATAGTAAGCTTGGAATTGTTACTGAAGTTGCTGGTGACTCTGATTCCGATGGAAGCTTAACTGATGATGAtgacgatgatgatgatgatgatgatgatgaggtaGATGACGATGATGGTGACGATGAAGATGCTGAAGTGGATAACTCTCAAAAAGTTAACCAGACTAAAGATTCTGATAGTCAAAAGAATCATAACCTCCCAGCTGATCAAGTTAGGGTGCTCTGGATAGATGAATCTGAGACGACAGAAAGTATAAATAATGTGAAAGTTGTTGATCGGGGATTTCTGCATGGGGATTATGTTGCTGCTGCTTCAGACCCAACGGGTCAAGTGGGTGTTGTGGTAGATGTCGATATTTCTGTTGATTTATTAACTCATGATGGCTCTATCATTGAAAATATTTCTGCCAGGGACTTGAAACGTGTCAGGGATTTCACAATCGGTGACTATGTAGTTCTTGGTCCCTGGTTAGGTAGAATTGATGATGTTTTGGATAATGTCACAGTTCTTTTTGATGATGGCTCCGTATGCAAAGTTATGAAAGCTGACCCACTTCGTCTTAAACCTGTTGGCAAGAATATTCTTGAAGATGGGCACTTTCCTTACTATCCTGGGCAGCGTGTCAAGGCAAACTCTTCGTCAGTCTTTAAGAACTCAAGATGGCTTTCTGGCTTATGGAAAGCTAACCGTCTAGAGGGTACAGTGACTAAAGTTACAGTAGGTTCTGTATTCATATATTGGATTGCTTCTGCTGGTTATGGACCTGACTCTTCTACAACGCCAGCAGAAGAGCAAAGTcccaaaaatttaaaacttttgtCTTGTTTTTCACATGCAAACTGGCAATTGGGTGATTGGTGCCTTCTTCCTTCACCTGTGCTATTGTCCAGCATTCCTCTGGACAAGGGATTATCAAAATTAGAACTTTGTGATTCTGTCAACGAGGAATCAGAATCTGCTCAAACAGGAGCAGAATGTTCTGAAGTTGTCACTTCGGAGGAATCAAATGGGAACGGTGAATTAATAGGACTTGATGCAGAGGTTTCACTGGAAGCAAATAATGGGAAGGCTGAAGCTAAAGCTCCTGCAGAATCTAGTTCGTGTTCTAGTTCATTGTCTATTTCCAAGGAGTCAGTCCATGAATCTTGGCCCTTACATCGCAAGAAGATCCGTAAAGTTATAGTCAGGAGGGACaaaaaagcaaggaaaaaagAGGACAATTTTGAAAGAGCCCTGTTGATCGTTAATACTAGGACTAGTGTTGATGTAGCCTGGCAGGATGGAACAATAAAAAGAGGTATAAATTCCACGAGTTTGATTCCTATTGAGAGTCCGGGAGATCATGAATTTGTTGCAGAACAGTATATAGTTGAGAAAGCTGCCGATGACGGTTATGATGCTGGTGAAACTAGACGTGTAGGGGTTGTGAAAAGTGTTAATGCAAAGGAGAAGACAGCTCATGTGAGGTGGTTAAAGCAAGTTACTAGGGCTGAGGATCCCAGAGAATTTGATAAAGAAGAAGTAGTAAGCGTTTATGAGTTGGAGGGCCATCCTGACTATGATTACTGCTATGGAGATGTTGTTGTTCGATTATCACCTGTTTCTCTTCCAGTAGAAATTCTATCCACTACTAACTCTGCTGAAGAGTCTGAGCTGCTGCATGGTACATATGAGGAAGAGCAAGATGCAGAACAGCACATTGGATGTAAGAAGGTTGAGGATGAATCAACTGATGAAGTTTGTACTGAATTCTCAGATCTCTCCTGGGTTGGGAATATTACTGGACTCAGGAATGGTGACATTGAGGTCACATGGGCTGATGGAATGGTATCAATG GTTGGTCCTCAAGCAATATATGTTGTTGGTCGCGATGATGATGAGTCAATTACAGGTGGAAGTGAAATTAGTGATGATGCAGCCAGCTGGGAAACCGTTGAGGATGATGAGATGGATACTATTGAGAATGCTGATGAG GGTGTTAAAAATCGAAGTGCCACTGACATCAGAATTGACAATGAAGATGGCTCTGATAGTTCTGGAAGAAATGGGGCTCTTTCCATTCCCCTGGCTGCACTTGGGTTCGTGACCAGGTTGGCCTCTGGCATATTTTCAAGGGGGCGAAAACACACTGATCCAGATTCCAGGAGTGATGATGAATTTCAGCTGCGGGAATTGGCTGTCAAAATAGATACTGATGATGAGTCATGTTCCCAGAGATCTAATGGTGGTGATAGCATTGGAAGTCTGAGCACTAAAGTGAAGGCAGAGGAACAAGATGACAAAGAGGTAGCAGATTTATTGGATGCGGCTGAAGCTCTTTGTAACTTGAAGCCAGAAGCAAATGTCCCAACTTATCATGATGATCGAGCGTCTAGTTTCAAAGGATTTGATATCACCAAAGATCCTTACGATCATTATTTTCGTGGTGCAAATGAACAG AATAATGCGAGCAGGAAGTGGCTCAGGAAGGTTCAACAAGATTGGAATATTTTGCAGAATAACCTTCCTG AGGGAATCTTTGTACGTGTTTATGAAGATCGAATGGATCTATTGAGGGCTGTCATAGTTGGAGCGTATGGAACACCTTACCAAGATGGCCTTTTCTTCTTTGACTTTCACCTCCCACTAGAGTACCCTGATGTCCCACCA TCTGCCTATTATCATTCTGGAGGGTGGCGAATAAATCCGAATCTGTATGAGGAAGGCAAAGTTTGCTTGAGCCTTTTGAATACTTGGACAGGCAGAGGAAATGAGGTGTGGGATCCTTCATCATCGAGCATTCTTCAAGTCCTAGTTTCGCTTCAAGGGCTAGTGCTAAATTCCAAGCCATATTTCAATGAAGCTGGATATGACAAACAAATTGGGACAGCTGAGGGAGAGAAAAATTCTTTGTCGTACAATGAGAATACATTCTTACTCAACTGCAAGACAATGATGTATCTCATACGGAAACCTCCCAAG GACTTTGAAGAGCTTGTCCAACAGCACTTTAGAAGACGTGGTTACTACATCCTCAAAGCCTGTGATACTTATATGAAGGGATATCTTATTGGTTCACTCACAAAAGATGCTTCCATTAGCAGTAATACCCATGCTAATTCAAATTCCATTGGCTTTAAACTGATGCTGGCAAAGATTGTgccaaaactttacatatcgTTAAGTGAAATTGGAGCCAACTGTCAGGAGTTTAAGCACCTGCAATAA